The DNA region aacttTGTAATTACTCCGGCCAAGTAGCaagtttgtaattaatatgatttaataaCTCCGCTAtcgaaaaaatattcttcgCAGACatccttaaaattaatttaaccacTAAAACACAATTATGAAAACGTTTATTGCCTctcaaattacattaaataaagtttccaAAGTAGGTTACAGTGTAATTCTCAAGTGTTATATAATGAAAGAAAATTGTCGAAGCATCTTTCAAATAAAGTAAAGTGTTCGAATTTATGGGGCTAAGCTCATTACTAAACTCGATACCGTTGCCATAAATTCCAATGTTACTTTGGAACAGTTTCTTTTTATGGCAATTTGAGAAATGATGTGTATTATAAGCGAGTACTTCAGTATGTCTCGAATCCATCAGATATGCAAAGATAAGATCGAAGTTGAGTGTAACGAATCATTCGACTTATGGTAAATACGTTGTATCtagatgtaaatttaaatacgtttGGAATTCGGCGTGGTTTATGTACGCTCTACGCCAAGATTTTCTTTACGGGCACACTCCCGTATTTTCcactagaaatattttaaaatcggaGCCGAATACTTATATGGAAATGTTTAGATTTGGGGAAAAACTCATCCCCGGAATTGTGCGAcgatttaaatggaaattcaAGGGAAAATTATCTATCTGTACTTTACAATAGCGGATTTAAGAAAATGCTATTTACTGTACGATGATTTCTCTAAGTGGGGGTGGCACGAAGAATTTTCACGCCATCCGCGGCCATTGTTGTTGGTgtgtgtaaattataaaagttggtCAACATTGGCATTCCATCCCCACGTTGGCCACATCtattattgcattttttcCTGTTTATTAAAcggcaaagttcaattttgttcggacgtttaaattgaattttcaagCGCCTTTCCAGCCCTGAAAATTGCCATGTTTACAATCGCTACCTCACCTAGACAATTATCTCGGGCAAGGAGAATTATTGGCAGTCCAGATTAAAGTTTccttcaattatattaatccaCGGAAAACCGGCGAATTCCTGTtgtgtaattataaaacttaattgtcCGCAATACGCCCTTACATCCGGCACGGAAGCAGGATGAGACGCCTCAGTTAAATTTTTCCGGTAATTTGGGTACAACTGCTTTGAGGTCGGCTAAGACAGTTTGCCGACTAtttcaatttgattaaaagtaaACACTCCACAAATTATCCCGGATAATTTTTCTACGAAAATTACTTTCATTACCGTCGAGGTGCTAGACCTTCTTCAAATAAGTGTTCATtgaattcaattagaaacttttcttaaattaaattcaatatcaaataataaaggaaaaacgaaattcaatatatcatCATGAAGCTACTGAAAGAgcttacacatattttttgagaGATTTACCTTGCCTGACTgagcttttattatttacatattttataggtatatattttttaaaagtatagttGAAGTAATCTTGAACGcatcatttaaatatcacaaaagGGAGATTGAACAAGGGATAAAAATTTTCCTGTCCCTTAACGTATAATACAGATTATTATGCAATACGTAATCTTCTTGAAATAATAACAAAGtgtattaaacatattattttatgtactgCACAGTGTAACAAAAACGTATATACTGAAACAGTTTTCACataactgaaattttatattgataccTCAATTCGTATGGTAAAACATCTAGAAGCGAAATACTTGATATTtcatctattttattatctttttatgAAAGCACTGTTTACAATGGAATATGTGAATATAAGATTAAGACTTATCAGAAGGTTTCATCAGTTCTCCCACTGGGACTATTGTGTTCCATTTCTGACAGTCCTTCTATTTTCTGTGCGATCGTACAGGACCAGACTAAGCTTAAAATGAACCAATGATTAGTTTCTCAATATTCGAATGTCTTATTTCAAACCCAGTTTGAATGTTATGTCTTGTTGTGATTCTTGGCAactcttctaaattttaatggtcGTGTAATTTGTGTTGAAACggaacttaatattttaagctcGTCCTGTTTTCCGCTGATTTATTGCCgcactatatttttatttgtatgttaTAAAGCATTTGGAACGCAAGTGTCCATTAGTACGGGGCATCTTCGGCAAACATTTTTGTGTGTGCTATCGACGGTTCGGCCCTGTAAAACAGTGAACAAATTTAGGCAGGTTGGCAGGCCAAAAACTGCAGAATAAATCCGTTTGATGTCATAAAAAGAGGGTTCAGCGTGTCAGGCGAAGAACGAAGTTATTGTTACAAaagtgtatttataaatttttctataattccGTGTGATTTATCGAGACAGTTTCAGAAACTGTGTACGACCGTGCAAAAGCAAAATATCGTATAAAAGTTGCTCGAACTACGGCGGAATATATCTTAGTGATATGAGGGAAATAAACCGTAAACTAAATTGGAAGTTATTGACTTTCACGAAACACTTTTTTCTCAAAAGCTGTAACGTTTAAACACTGATGTTATATCCGCataaattttccattaaacaatttttgacaaataatttaattggagaCAATCCAAAGTAATTGCCATAAGTCTGCGACATAAAAGGACtaaatatgtttcaatacGAGCTTAAGACAATTTAGCTGTCTGCTTGATACAGTCGCTTTCTTGTAACGAAACTTGTTTAGCTGATATAATTAGGAGCAAGTTtctgtttcaaaattaaacgcGATGTTCCGTCTAGAGCACTTGTTATCTTTCaactaaacaataaaataaactcgTACATTTTCAAAACGATCATgtatcttgaaatttaaagtccTATACGGcgttatatttacaattagtgCATTAGTGCTGCTGCAGTGCACacgtttattaagtttttaacatGGATACTGACGGGCGCATCTTTACTGGGATATGGTGAATTTATGTAACTTGGCTCAAacgtgtataaatatttacaaaatcggTACGCGCACACACACTGcaacttttattcaattatcatTGTGTACTGTTTGaaatcagtaaatttaatttacataataatattatgcaATGTAATTTATGCTGtacaattttgcaattttcgtgtttgaataattatggttattaatataatttagtgtGTTTTTTCCTCATTAAATTAGAGAttgaaactgttttaaaatacaaaaaactatGTTCAAGAAATAGCAcaggatttaaaatttaacattttataaaaggacttttgtccatttttttttttgctttttttgttACACATTCTAAAAACGATGGAGATGTTACTTTAAATGCATAGTGGTTCTGATTTGGTTGGCCAgagaaatgttattatttaaccaTAGTCTTAAtggtaagaatttatttttagtaaggtttatattattttattgaattacttactttcagtGAGAAGAAAGAAATATGGCACTCCAGAGAAgaggaataataataataattaacaagaaaCATCTaggtttaaacaaatattgcaGACATTGTTAAAAACTTAAGATGCTCTAtcgaaaaatagtttattaaaaactatgaaatacattcaattgaaaatacaaaaaggaaacgtttaaacaaaaaactccCTTTATAGACAAACTAATTGGAAGAATCAGTAATCGAAATCTATAGAATCAgacgaattaaaatattagaagcaGACTAAAgtagatatattaataattaatattaattataatccttGGCGTGGAGTTCAACAGAATAAGACTAGAAGCTACATTTGTCGAcctccaaataaaaatttggatcATAGACAcattacaaaaactttgaaacaaaGTGGAGGAAACGTTATGGTTTTTGGAGTTCCTTTTCTTGGTATAGTATAGGGTccttacagaaaattattggtaataatacagaaatatttttgtgcaagataataataatgtaagttatgtataaattatttaagatacaaaataaataattgtagaaagaatgtaataaataaaatatataatattttgtttatacttAATTAGAGGTGTGCATTTcccattaacaataaataataatgtgtgctatttttgtggccaccactgtatgtaaaatgaatgtaaatttcttttaatggtTTTGTTATTTCGAAAACTTCTAATGATCGTGAAATTGGATACAATTATCTTATTATCCCcgataacaaataaaacaaatacccTCCGCAAGCACTAATTTCATGGCAGAACGTAAAGTTGTCGTGACTGCGAAGAAAATCTCGTTATCTATGCATAAAACTGCGGTAAACAGTTGGCGGTTATATGACACAGTTATTTTAGCAGTTGTACACAAGAgcgtaaaactttaaataatttaatcaagtgTCTACTGTAAAATTTACGCATTGGTGCAACACTAATGTAGGGTAATAACaacaatgttataaaatattcagccGCAAAATAGTCGTAACGCGTGAAAAGGACATACGAGGATAATCCTGTAACATGTGctcaataatcataaaaacgaATACAAAATTGCCTCACTGTTAACTTCCGTGATGCCGCCATTGTTGCACTAAAAGTGTCAATGTTGCCACGAAAAGTCGTCCGAATGTCAAATATCCAAATGTCATAAGCTCCAAATTATAAGTTCATTTACATAAGAATTAAACATGTTCCCAGGACTCGAGATTTTCACAAGAACGGAACCCATTGAGGGTAAGTTGGATGAGGCGATAGCCAGAGCGAAAATGAACGACCACATCAACTTGGCGCActacaatagaaaaataacCAGACTGAGCAGGAACATCAACCAGCTCTGCACCAACCATCCAGCTTTGGAGGAGATACTTAAAAACAACACTTACCATCTTAGTCCTGAAATTATACGTAAGTTTGATAAGGCCATGGCGATTTACCATCGACACGTCAACGATGGAATTTGCCCGAGGGACCGCACTGAAACGCAGCATCAGTCGTTGAAGGCGCTAATCGAGAAATGGGACATGACCATTAAACATCTAGCCAAGGGTTATGAGAAGGCCAATCAAGTTATAAAAACGTTCAAAACCAACaggaaaattttagaaaaagtcCAAGTTGATATGGAGGATTTGGCCAAGCTTTGTCTTAGGAAGGCGGCCATTCTGGAAATGGCGCACAGGCACAAGTAATATGTACTGacatcaaatttattcattacgtaaaaatatataaatataaatatatatagatataaaaagttgttttattaatataactgcAAAggcgtaaatttaattaataactagaCTATGTGCGGGCcagtgttttttaatttgaatttctttcAGAAGttgtaatgaataaaatatacccAACATCAGACAAGGCGTCAGGCTTTTGGCGCGAATTAAtgatggaaaataaagtaTGTGACAAAAGAATACTGATCTAAGAAGGTTCCATTTGCAAAAAGCTTGGAACGGacttgaattaattaacataaaaacggGACGActcgaaaaaattaatttgtctttaattaaattaatgtaattccCTAAATggattaataatacataagaATGAAAGACTATAAAGTATCcccatttaaataatgatgagCGCAACTTAATTTTCATGtttcaataacaaatattgccccaatcaaattattgtaatgggacaaataaataaatcaatatgctAGTACTTCTGATTCCTTTTCGTTCATTAATAATAGGCAGTATTCAAAcgttaagaatttatttgactaacaCAATTTCTAGGCAGAGAAACCAAAAGGTTTACATGTATATTAGAATGTCGTGATTTGTGTggtttagaaataataaattattcccaGCCAAGGAAGACGTAGAATGCACTTATAATGTCGTCGACTTGGATGCCCATGTCGTTCAACGAGGCGATCATCTGAACAAATTCCGGTATGGCACGGACATTTTCGACCAAAGCACGTGATTCGGGACTGGACAGTTCATCGTACATGACATGGAATTGTGGATTGTTCATAATTCTCTCGTTTATTTTGGCAAGGATTTTAGCAACGGGCAGGCTCTCCTCCAGATCGGCTAGGAACGGCTTCAGGTCTCTCTGCGCGTCTTCTGGTACGTCTTGAGGAACTTCGGCCTGCTCCAAAAACGCCTCCAAGCATTTCAAGTACTTATTTATGTCAATGCCTAAGTTTGTCAGAAATTGTTTGAACTTCTGCCAGTCgggattttttcttattatatccGAAATCCTTTGCCATTCTAAACTGTTAAAGTACTTAATGGCTGCTTGAAAGCCCACATCGtactttaaatgtttgttgGCAAGTTCAAAGAATCTTTCCTTGGGGATCATGGCTATTACCtgattaataacattaattgtcAGTATCAATATGTCATTCATTAGTCTACTCACATTTTTCATATCATCTTTAACGTTGGAAGGTGGTGAACCCGttgatgatatttttttagttggtCCGGCGATAGCGCAACTTATGGCGGTCACCAATAAGTAAATGGCGCCCGTCCTaagtttcattttcattttcctTGCACTATCTCGCATTGAGTTGTGGCCACGtctttcatataatttatattttgatggtTGCTATAACCAACTGGTTtccaagttaattttttttgttgaataaactCCTTGATTTCCTGATTTAATCATAGACGTAATATAGTAAAGACCCTTTAACCCATAGAACTTAGTATACTTGTCACCAAGATTAGATACTTATTGAAGagtaaattgaaagtttttacATCAGTGTTTCGAACGTTGTTATTGATACAAATGATCTACTTAAATTCGAGTTTAAACGTTTTATGTTATGTTCAAGATGCGCAAGTTTTCCTACAATTTTACGAACTTTCCCCGAACATTCCCGCAACAATTTCGATACAGGGGAAGTTTTTCACCTTATTATATGCTAAAGCAATGGCCCATTATTCGAGCAAATAGAAACCTGCAGCATTGCTGTGTTGTTTTACTTTCGAGTTTCAGTGAGGGGATGACTTGGGGGTATGGCGGGGTTCGCTGCGGCAACAAACTCGCATGCACCGATCCATGGAGGAACAGCTAACTTTAATTGTGTTCGTTGAAATACTTTGCCTAATAGCATTAGGGATTATGATTTTCTTCTAATCATATTAGTGTATTTCCTACCTTATCTATTCCATGCTTACAGGCGTTTCCCTGTAATTAAACTTGAAAGCTTTGGTCTTTATCTGCGAAATGATACGGAATGCAGACGTGTGACAAAAGGTCGTAACATATACCATGCATGTGACCTTTGTGAAAAATCatgtaaaagtttattaccaTGCGTTTTGCCGAATAAAACTGTGTTTGTTTCCCGGAAATATTTTGGCGTTGGATTTTAGTGAGCCATTAAGAAAATGTGTAGTTAAATAATTGGATTGTGCGGATGTTAAATGTcgcattaatttaatgatcaaATATAAGTGCCAATTTAAGTGACCTAaataacacacacacacacactcgtATAATAATACGTAAGGGGTATCGAGGGTTTGGAAAATCGATGTTAATGGTCcagaattagaattttaattgaaccGCAATAATCTCTTTCCGAATTGTCGATCTCCGCAGATTTATCGGCCGTCCGAAATACCTTAAACTTTCCACAGTGACAAACTTCGTGACATTGTGTAAATGTAGTGCAGTCGGCGGATCCGTGTTTTCCACATGGAAACGAGAGGCCGAAGAGTGTCGTTAAATTATACGAATCATTTCTAGAGGATTATATGGCCATTATATGATGACgtgtgtaattaaaatttcattagtgTTAGAAAGGTTAATTCGAGAAGGTACATGATTtgctcattttattaattttaccaaaGTGACACTGTAACATGTTTTGACATGTAAATATATACCAAGAAGGAGCGCGCGTCCGCGGAGACtacattatacatttgtaAAGTGTCAAGATGATATTTTGGGAAATTGTTATATCTAGACATTCATTCGGTTTTCCACTTCATCGGATTCGCATAACGTGTTacagtaaattttacattttgatttatttcgtATGTGTTTTCCTCAAATACCACATTAAATTTCCTtcagacattttatttaataattttattattataattattataagaatattatattatcaaaataattaaaatttgcatgtatattaattaaattttaggattatattaaaaaatatctttccaCTAAGCCGCTTATATTCGATGTTTTGTGGTCATCATGCGTCTGGAGTTTTTTCATGTCCCACAAAAAGGTGTGGAAAGCATGTTCCCTTTATATcacaaaaatcatttaataaactaaaaacaacATTACAGGTCTTTGTACagaaagatattttatattgttggaGATGAAAGAAGCAAAAACATACATTATACTCATTTGTagtaatgtaatatattttattcgaaatgtgttttaattatgttgtctctatgtacacaatttattttgggaTATAAACTTTCCTgtctgatattttaaaaagaaaacaaacaaaaaaataatctacattcaattcaaaacaatttcaaaatgaaaagtctcataattttgtttttgtcggtttaaaagtaataatgaaTCAAGaatcagtttaaataattttaacaatattacaattttatttaattttcagaaaagtatgtgtattataaaaactactatattcttattctataaaaagttatatatattttctgaattgagctggatataaatatagcaactttaattttgaatgggaTAATAATCTTTTTTCTTTACACTTTTGGCCCATCCCCGTGGCATAGACTCAACCGGTTTCCAAATATAaggcaattaaatttagacttttGACTAAAAACTTCtcatgttttatttgaaatgtgttttaattatgttttgtctatgtatataatttatcttgGGATATAAACTTTTCTgtctgatattttaaaaagaaatcaaacaaaaaaataatatacattcaatttaaatcgtttttatattaaaaaataatcaaaaataattttaataatatacagtagtggttaTTATTGtagtcataaatttaaaatattaaatattttagttataactCTCCAAGTCCAGTGAATGTGATTCTAatcaagtcaaaattggactttcacatttttagtagaaagcATTAACCATCTTCttcacagtccttgaactaatttcagcaagtttCATTTTCTTCAGGTTGACTTTAATTTCGCTTGACGATAAGAAGAAtgatttttttgacatttgaattatctttcaagttttttgaAGTACCACTCAAAgtcagtttctctaaatttaataatataggaAACTAATGACTTATTTAgccataaaattttagtcaATTCTTCTTGTTTTTATCGGTTTTGGTGATGCagagttataatttttcttaaggaTTAACTTCGACtagtgattaaataattataattataataagcaaaatactaccaataaataatcgatttaaatttacaggaagcagaaaaatcataaagtaaaaagttattagttagttattattttgtccattgaaaaataaaagagcagcaatttttcaaagaataatattaGGTTGATcactaaaacaataaacattttagataCTGACTAAActcaataattattgtcattttttagaataaaaattatttatgaaagttATGCtactttaaacttttatgtggggataaatgtttttaatggaACGCCGTGTACAATATTGTTAATGTAATTGCatcgtattaatatttataagctcGCTTAAGTAGATCACGTTATCCAAATATATCGGATATTTCGGAACAAACTCGGCATGCCTGATTACATTATACAAGCATGGAGGATATAAAAGAAAGTCGATATCAAATTCATGAGTATCTCATAAAAAAAGCGAACGGCTTTTCGCATCTTTATGCCCAAAAACGAAATTCGAGGTAGttgtctataaattattttatagttcgCCTCAGTTTTGTggaaatattgtttgttttatgtgCTATATACGTAACGTGAATTAGATTAATGCACAGTACAGAAGAACTGTTTATAACTCGACCAAGTTTTGCGTGTGATTTTACTACTACAAATTCACTCACCCATTTTCTTACTGATGTTTATTTCATATCTTATGAACTATTAACgtatgtttcaaaaatatgactttaattttatgtatttatgtaataaattgttaatggtaaattgtttaataaaaattatttcgttataaataattcatatatttttaaaaaatatctttaaccataaattgttttatttgttttaaattatgcttatttgaatttgttttatttcttctaaaaataaattaacaaatatttactataaattgcattgtaaataattttatttgttttaaattatggttaaatgaatttgttttataaaatattaaattgtttattattctatttttcaacttttctactaaattaaatagtataatacaaatttgtagtggaattacatacatatttataaataattttcatccaTAATTTGGCGTaggatatttttgaaatgaaaattattatagagtTTCagcaacataatttatatatccaTTGTAAACAATTCATTAGCCATTTAATGGAGTACAGTTTGGCAATGTTGGAGTACCGAATTTCGTtacatttagtttaattatgctCGAAACAATATTGTTAAAGTGGATTTAGTAGCTGGCAATAAACCCATTAGTTATTTCAAgttataagtataaataaaatattcatgagTGTTACTAAATGATTATGTTTCTGACATGATGGcaaaacaaaagtaaattcaCTACAACCCTATAAAGTTAATCGCATGTATGTGTATGAAACAATTAATCATTCCCAGGATAAACGTAACGCTAAAATCCGTAGGACCCGTCGgaattacaaatacaaatgaaatcaaatatttatttgctaaTGTACTGTTTGAATAACACCATAAATTACTCTACATGCATACAATGCGAATATTTCATAACATTTACCGGATTAGTGTCACTTGCGGcgaattttcatatatattattttgtcgtAATAGTTGCCCATACAGTCCGACAAAAAAAGCGCACAGGTGGAACGCTGTCCGCGAGATTAAACCTTCAGGATGCCCGTGCATTGATTGAGAGACTcaggtattaaaaaaaaaaggaatttaATGATAATGTTCATTGAATTTGGGAAAAAGTTTTCATTGGCGGGTCCgctaattaaaatggaaaagtTTGTTTTGGCCACAAGTACCTCCTGACAAGCATATCAATCTCTATTAATCACCAATTCGGCGGGTTTGAATACGCgttcagaaatttaattacgccCCAGACAcaggttaatattttgtttggcTAACAACTTGATAATACCTTTTGGACCTAACCTCCCCGGTTCGGCGTGATAACGACGTAATTGGGAGCCAGATGGATTTTTAATGCACTCGTCAAACCGAATTAGCACAAtcggatttttttattaacgttaCTTAACTGAACGACGGCGAGGTTGTCCATCGGCGGGGATTATAAATACCTGTATAAGTTTTACAGATGATGAATTGCGTAAATGTGCGCACTTTTTTGGCGGTGGTCTTCGTTAATGTGCATTGAtcgttttagaaatatttccaGTCCGTTCTGTTCGTTCAGTTAATTTAACACCAATCCCAAAAGTGCAAAAgaatttgttcataaaaaagctttttatgGGGACTAGGCGGATCTTTAATATGCTCGTCAAATCTAATTAACACAATCGGATAAACGTTTCAAAAAGTACAGATGAATTtgtccatattttttatgcaaacTAGGTGAAAGCTTAATTTATtcgtcaaattaaattaacacaactgctttttttaaaactttccaGAAAGTGTAGATAAAAAACTTTgacaaaacattaatatcttttatggaAACTCGGGTAATTTAACATCAATCCCAAAGATGCACATGAATTTGTCCATAAATGAGCTTTGGcaagactttttatatttttatggaaacTAGGTGAAagcttaatttattcattaaatcaaattaacacacctgattttttaataactttacaaaAAGTGCAGATATCCCTAAAAAAGTTTTtgcaaaactttaatattttttatggaaactcagttaatttaacatCAATCCGAAAGACGCAGATGAATCTTTCCATAAAAGAGCTTTGACAAgactttgattttttttatggaaactaggtgaaaacttaatttatttaccaaatcaaattaatacaactgattttttaacaactttCTGAAAAGTATAgatgaatttatttctaagAAGATTtggcaaaaatttaatattttttatgaaaacttaGTTAATTTAACACCAATCCCAAAAGGTTAAACGAATTTGTCCATAAAAAAGATTTGGCAagactttcatattttttatacaaaatataaaaagcttaatttattcatcaaatcaaattaacccaactgattttttaataacttttcaaAAAGTGCAGATGAATTTATccctaaaaaaatttttggcaaaactttaatatgttttatggaAACAGTTAATTTAACATCAATCCCAAAGATGCAGATGAATTTGTTCATAAAAGAGCTTTGGCAAGactttgatattttgttatgGAAACTAGGTGAAAGcttaatttattcatcaaactaaattagcacaattgatttttcaataactttttaaacagtGCAGATGGATTTATCCCTAAAACTAGATGGACCCTTAATATATTCGTGAAACGAAATTaatcgattttttattaacgttaCTGAACTAATGAATATTGCCATCAACGGAGATCATAAATACCGGTGTAAGTTTTATAGTAGATAAAATGGGTAAATGTGCACAGTTTTTTGGTGGCGTTCATTAATGTCAATTGACCGCTTTAAAGACATTTCCGGTCTGTCCAAGGTCCCCCCCAACCAGTTAATTTAGCGGCAATCCCAAAAGTGCAGATgaatttgtacataaaaaagCTTTGGCAAGActctgatattttttattaagttcttATCGCTTCCTTATTCAATTATCCGTAAAATTGGAATTTCACGCTGCAAATCACCGTTCTTCATCCCGTTTTATTTTTCCCTCTGCAAAAACATTGATTAAAACCTGGTAAATTAAACAGCCATTCTACCATCGCGAGataattcgatttt from Aethina tumida isolate Nest 87 chromosome 1, icAetTumi1.1, whole genome shotgun sequence includes:
- the LOC109595134 gene encoding uncharacterized protein LOC109595134 isoform X2, with product MNDHINLAHYNRKITRLSRNINQLCTNHPALEEILKNNTYHLSPEIIRKFDKAMAIYHRHVNDGICPRDRTETQHQSLKALIEKWDMTIKHLAKGYEKANQVIKTFKTNRKILEKVQVDMEDLAKLCLRKAAILEMAHRHK
- the LOC109595134 gene encoding uncharacterized protein LOC109595134 isoform X1, giving the protein MFPGLEIFTRTEPIEGKLDEAIARAKMNDHINLAHYNRKITRLSRNINQLCTNHPALEEILKNNTYHLSPEIIRKFDKAMAIYHRHVNDGICPRDRTETQHQSLKALIEKWDMTIKHLAKGYEKANQVIKTFKTNRKILEKVQVDMEDLAKLCLRKAAILEMAHRHK
- the LOC109595132 gene encoding uncharacterized protein LOC109595132, with the protein product MRDSARKMKMKLRTGAIYLLVTAISCAIAGPTKKISSTGSPPSNVKDDMKNVIAMIPKERFFELANKHLKYDVGFQAAIKYFNSLEWQRISDIIRKNPDWQKFKQFLTNLGIDINKYLKCLEAFLEQAEVPQDVPEDAQRDLKPFLADLEESLPVAKILAKINERIMNNPQFHVMYDELSSPESRALVENVRAIPEFVQMIASLNDMGIQVDDIISAFYVFLGWE